GGAGTAGTTCCACGCAGGGCAGCCTTCGGCCTGCCTCACGCCCTATTCTTCGACAGTGACGGAAAGGAATGGCATCGCCCGCTTCCTGGCCGGCGGCGCTGTCCGATGCCCCGGCGCGTCCCGCCTGTCCGGGCAGTGATGCCCGGGGGCGCAGGCCCTCACGTCGTACTCCGGCACGGAGCGCATCGGTGGGGGCCGGGTGCTGATCAGGGACCTCGATCCTGCGGAGCCGGGCCAGGCCCTGACCGCCGAGTACTTCGCCCGGTTCTCGCAGTCACTCGAGTGCCCGGTGCTGCCGGGAGGTTCCTCGACGCGGCGGCCGCTGACACCAACCTCCGTGGACAGAACACCTAGTCCGCCGGCGTGTGCGACTAGGGAGAACCCCCGATGTGCCCGCTACGCGGAACGCCTAGAAAGGAAGGCGAGGAATCGGGAACCGCTACCTGACTCAAGGTTTGATCACCCTCGGCCGCAGCGGTGAAGCCTGCGGACAGCACGGCAGCCCGCTTCCTCCCCGAACTCCCGACGGTGCACCGCGCTGTCGAATCCTGCCGCACGGCGGGGGGACCGTCCTCCAACGCATGACGGAGCATTCCGATGACCACCCCACCCGCCCGCCCGGCCGCCCCGGACCTGCGCCGCACCGCACACGCGGATCGGCGGTGCTGTTCTGGCCACCACCCTGCTGTGGACCGCTGCCCACACCCTGGGCGTCGAACTCCGCATCGGGCCCGGAGGCGGATGGCCGAGCCAGGCCGTCGGCCTGCCCCGCGTCGCCGGCAGCACGCTCGTCGCATCCCTGCTCGCCGCAGCGACGCGAAAGGGACTGGACCTTTTGACCGACACCGATCGGGCCTCGACCCTCTGGATCCGACTGGCCGTCACCGTGTTGCTGGTGTCACTGGCGCCACTGACGTTCGTTCGGGCGTCCGGCGGCGCCAGGGCCACGCCGGCGCTGATGCACCTGGCCGTCGCCGCCGTACTCATTCCGCTCCTGGCCCCCAGAAACACCGATTGACCCAGGACATGGCAACAAGCCGAAGACAACCAATCGGTCCACTGACTGGCCGCGCTACCAGCCCGAAGAACCGGATGCGGAGCCCTGGGGCATTCGCTCCACGTCACGTCTACCAGGTCCACCGAATCGAGGTTCCGTCATGTCTGGTGTCCGTCTGATCTGGGCTCTGGTCCCCGTGTCGCTGCTGGTGATCTCCGCGGTGGGTACCTGGTGGGTGCTGCGCCAGGAGCGTCGCCGGCCGTCGTCGTACCCCCGCCGTGGGGTGCCCGTGCATCTGGGTGGTGAGCCGTCGCTGGAGGAGTGGCGGCAGATGTCCACGGAGGCGCAGGGCGCGTACAACGCGGCGGTGCTGGACGCTGCCGAGTCCGCGGGGGCGACCGCGGCTCGGTTGGTGGATTGAGTTCACGCCTTACCTCGCCTTCCCGCCGGAGACAAGGATCAACGCCCGGCTGCGGAAGGCCACCCGCAACCGGGCGGGCACCTCCCCTCCGACGTGAGCGCACAGTGGCGGACCTGGACGGGCGTGGGCAGTTGTCCGTTGCAGCGCTGAGTGACCAAGTCCCACGCTGTTGAACGGGCAGGGCGAACTCCTGTGGCGGGTGTCGCAGGTTCGAATCCTGCCGGGGGCACACAATGGAGGGCCAGTTCGGAGGCTTGATCCTCTCGAACTGGCCCTTTCGCATGATCGCGACCGTGCCACGCGCGTGCCACTAGCGCGCCACGCGGTAGCGGAGGTAGACGACTCTTGAGCTGAAGGTGCGGGTCTCGACGAGTTCGAGATCCACCCGGCGCTCGCGCTGGGGAAAGAACGGAATGCCACCGCCAACCAGCACCGGGTAGACCATGGCCTGGTACTCGTCGATCAGACCCAACGCGGCCGCCTCGGCGGCGAGAGTCGCGCCGCCGATCGCGATGTCGCCCTCCCCCGGCTCGGCTCGCAACCGCTCGATCTCCTCCGCCAGGCCGCCGGAGGCCAGGCGGGCATTGCCCTGCACCGTCGACAGCGTGGTGGAGAACACCACCTTTGGGAGCGGCTTCCAGAGCGCGGTCCACTCGCGATCTGAGTCGTCGAGCGTTGGATCCTGGTCGGCGGTCTCCCAGTACAGCATCGTCTCGTACAGCCGTCGTCCCAACAGGTGGGTGCCGACCTGTCGAATCTCGTCGATCCAGAAGCGAAAGACCTCCTCGTCGGGGGCCGTCCAATCGAAGCCGCCGTCCGGCCCGACGATGTAGCCGTCAAGTGAGACGCCCATCGAATAGGTCACGCTGCGCATCAGAAGTCCTCCTCGGTAACGGGTTCGACAGTACGACCGCCGGACGCCGCAGGACTCATCACGGCTCGCGGGATCCCCTCAAATCTCCCCGCCCCACGCGAAGATCATCACGAAGGACGGCGATCTTTCAAAAAACACGGCCCAGGTCTCCGCGCCGCCCTGTCGTTGGCGGATCATCGAACCCAGCCGATCGGCAATGGCACGGTCCCGGTCGGCGGTCATGTGCTGATGGATCAGGGCTGCCCGCGCGGTGCTGTGGCCCATGCGCGTCATCAGCTCACGAGTGCCGGCTCCGGCAGCGGCCAATGTGTCCCCGTGTGCCTCAGATCGTGACAGTGGATCTCAGCGCTGATGCCCGCCTTCGTGCGCGTCTTGGTCCAGTCGTCTCGGAAGTTGCTGCGGCGGAGCCGGCCACCCTGAGGCCCGAGGAATACGTGGCCATCCCGTCCGGCGGCGGCGTAGTGCTCGAGGTGTTCGGTCACCTCAGGCACGATCTCGTCCGGGAACGCGACGGGACGGACGCCGGCCGCAGACTTCGGAGCCTTGTCGAAGAACTTGCCGTCTGACCTACTACCGGAGGAAATGATCCTTATGCTGTTCCGTTCGCCGCAGGTCCAGAGATTGGAGTTCGCGGATCATCGATGTCAACTGTAATCTCGACACCCGAGGTTGAGCTAAAGGTAGCGACATTGTTGGACAGCTGGATCCGATCAAATGGATTGGATTCCATGAAGAAAATCGCCCAAATTAGCGCACGATCAACAGCCAAACGTGCGATGAACCCCTCTGACCCGTACGAACCCTCGCCGCCCCACAGTAGCCCCTTTCTCCCCAGGTCTACTGCGGCAAGCCCATCAACCGAAGATGTCCAAGACGGATCGCTTTCCAGCATCTCATCCAGGTCGAAGGGGGCGAGCACCGTAAAATCCCTCGGCGCGTCGGGGCCGAGGGCGACATCATACGAGTACCCGTCGGCGAAGTGCAGTGCGTCTCTGATGGGAAGCTCAAAGTCTTCCCATAGGCGTGCGATCACGGTCATTTCTTCTTGCATCTTCCGTTGCGTACGTGCTGCGGCCTCCTGGAGTCCCGTCGGGGGACTGGCTCGCCCAGTTCATTTCTGTTCCGCGCGGAATTCATGCGCCTTCTGAATTGTTCCGCCCATGTTCGTCCAGTTGTCGAATCGGGGCGAACCGCGTTCGGATCGACTCGCTCGATGATTTACCGGCCTCCCCACTTCGCGCGCTGCATCAAGCCTTCGGTTGTCGTATGACACCAGTTGGCCGTCTGTCGATGACCACCGGGGCCGTGTCCTGCGCGGCATCGGCCCGGACGGCATCCTGTCGGGCGACTGCACTACGACACGGCCGCCCACACCACCCGCTACACCGA
This portion of the Streptomyces sp. NBC_01750 genome encodes:
- a CDS encoding dihydrofolate reductase family protein, which translates into the protein MRSVTYSMGVSLDGYIVGPDGGFDWTAPDEEVFRFWIDEIRQVGTHLLGRRLYETMLYWETADQDPTLDDSDREWTALWKPLPKVVFSTTLSTVQGNARLASGGLAEEIERLRAEPGEGDIAIGGATLAAEAAALGLIDEYQAMVYPVLVGGGIPFFPQRERRVDLELVETRTFSSRVVYLRYRVAR
- a CDS encoding DUF6069 family protein, producing MGGAVLATTLLWTAAHTLGVELRIGPGGGWPSQAVGLPRVAGSTLVASLLAAATRKGLDLLTDTDRASTLWIRLAVTVLLVSLAPLTFVRASGGARATPALMHLAVAAVLIPLLAPRNTD
- a CDS encoding tyrosine-type recombinase/integrase gives rise to the protein MPEVTEHLEHYAAAGRDGHVFLGPQGGRLRRSNFRDDWTKTRTKAGISAEIHCHDLRHTGTHWPLPEPALVS